From Micromonospora auratinigra:
GGGACGATCCGGCGGGTCGCGACGACCGCGACCGCCGTGCTGGCCGCCACCACCTTCCTGGCGGGCTGCGGGGGGACGCGCGGGACCGACGGCGGTTCCGACCCGGCCCCCGCCGCCCCCGCCGCCCCTGCGGCCGCTTCCTCGGCGGCCGCCGACCCGAAGGCCGTGCTGCTGGCCGCGGTGCCGAACGAGCAGGACCCGGCCTTCCGGTTCTCCGGCGTGGACGGCACCGACAAGATCACCGGCATGGTCGACCCGGCCGGCAAGGCGATGGAGCTCAGCTACGCGCAGAAGTTCGAGGAGGACACCTCGGTGTCCATGAAGCTGTCGTTCCGGATGATCGAGGAACGCAGCTGGATGCGGGTGCGGGTGTCCGGCATCGACGGGTTGCAGCAGATGATGAAGATCCCCACCCGCTGGATGGCGCTGGACAAGTCGAAGATCAAGGAAGACCCGCCGGTCTACGAGGGCACCGACCCGGGCAACGCCGCCGTCATCATCGGCACCGCCGACACGGTGACCGACAAGGGCGACGGGACGTACACCGGCTTCGCCGACCTGACCCGGGGCACCGAGGTGGCCGACGCGATCAGTTCGGTGGACGTGGCGGCCCTCGGCGCCGCCGCGAAGAAGGTGCCCTTCACCGCGGTGGTCGGCGCGGACGGCAACCTCGCCTCGCTGACCGTCGAGCTGCCCGCGGCCGGCAAGAAGAAGGCCGGACGGTACGTCGTGAAGTACTTCGACTTCGGCAAGGCGCCGAAGGTGGCCGCGCCCAGCGGCAGCGAGGCGCAGCCGGCGCCAGAGGAGGCGTACGAGCTGTTGAACAGCTGAACCGGGCGGCGGGACGGGGCGGGAACGCGACCACACGGGGGGTCGCGTCCCCGCCCCGTCCCGCTTCTGCGGGGCGTCCCGGGTCAGCGGCCGAGCACCGAGCCGCCGTTGACGCCGAGGACCTGACCGGTGACGTAGCCGGCGTCCGGGCCGGCCAGGTAGCGCACCGCCGCCGCGATGTCGTCGGGTACGCCGGCCCGGCCGACCAGCGTGGCGTCGACCCGCTTGGCGTGCCCCTCCGGCGTCATCCGGTCACCGAAGAACTCGGTCTCGGCGACGTACCCGGGGCTGACCACGTTGACCGTGATCCCCTCCGGGCCGAGCGCGCCGGCCAGGTCGTACGCCCAGCCGTGCAGCGCCGCCTTGGCCGCCGAGTAAGGCCCGCCCCCGCCCCGCTGGGCGGCGATCGAGCTGATCAGGAGCACCCGCCCGCCGGGGCGGCGCAGGGCGGGCCGCAGCGCCTCGGTGAGCAGCACGGCGGTGAGCACGTTCGCGTCCAGGTTCGCCCGCCACCACCCGGCCACGTCGGCCAGCGTGTCGGTGGCACCGCCGAGGTACCCGCCGGCGTTGTTGACGACGACGTCCACGGTCCGCTCCCCGACCGCCTCGACGACCGTGGCGAGCTGACCCGGCTCCGTCAGGTCGGCGGTCACCGGGCGCACCGCCCCCGCCCGCCCGCACTCCGCCGAGATCCGCGTGGCGGTCTCCGCCAGCACCTCCCCCCGCCGCCCCACGACCAGCACGTCGAACCCGTCCAGCACGAGTCCCCGAGCGACAGCCGCCCCGATCCCCGTCCCGCCGCCACTGACCACGGCCACCCTGCCGTCCCCCATGACTCCTCCGTCCTGCCGAGAGTCCGTCGATCATGAGGTTAGCCGCCCGTACCTCGGCGTGTCGTGCCGCTAACTTCATGATCGACCCGGCGGGGGCAGGTCAGGGGCGGGGACGGGGGCGGTGGGGGAGGGAGCGCAGGAGGGGTGCCAGGCGGGTGCGGAGGCTGGCCAGGCCGCCGGGGAAGAAGTAGACGGCCAGGATGAAGACCGTGCCCAGAACGAACAGCGGCTGGCTCAGGGGGTGGCTGAGGAACGCCGGGAGGCCGTTCACCGCGTCGCTGGTGCCGAAGGCGGTGAGCCGGTGGTCCAGGTACATGTAGAGGATGCCGCCGAGCACCGGGCCCCAGCGGGTACCCGGACCACCCAGCACCACCATGACCAGCAGCGACAGGGTCAGCTCGCTGCTCGTCACGTGCGGGCTCGCCCCGCCCACGATCAGGCAGTAGACCACCCCGCCGGCGCTCGCCAGGCCGCCGGCCAGGGTGAACGCGACCAGCTTGAACCGGTACGGGTCCAGCCCCAGCACCCCGATCCGCCGCTCGTCGTCGCGCAGCCCGGCCAGCACCCGCCCGGTCGGCGAGCCGCTCACCCGGTGCACCACGAAGACCACCAGCGCCAGGTACGCCAGCGCCAGCCAGTACAGGTTCACCGTGTTCGCGACGCCCACCAGGGCCGGCGGCAGCCCGGACACGTCCAGCGGCAGCCCCTCCTCGCCGCCGGTGAGCCCACCGAAGTTCCGGGCCACCAGGATCGCCCCGACCTGGGCGAAGGCGAGCGTCACCATGGCGAAGGCGATGCCCACCGTACGCAGCGCCACCGCGCCGAGCAGACCGGCCAGGATCGTGCCGCCGGCGACGGTGAGCAGGGCCGCCTGCCACAGCGCCAGCCCGCCCTTGGTGACCAGCACGTCGGTGCCGTACACGCCGGCGGCGAAGTAGAGGGCGTGCCCGAAGGAGAGCATCCCGGTGCGGCCGAAGAGCAGGTCGTAGCCGGCCGCCAGCCCGCCGAAGACCAGGCAGATGGCGAGCAGTTGCAGGGTGCCCGGGGAGTTCAGCGGCCCGTCGAAGACGCCCGGCAGGTCGACCGTCGAGTACGGCACGATCGCCGCCACCACCAGCGCGACCACAGGCAGGTAGGGGCGCAGCCCGGACCACCGGGCGGGCCGGGGCGCGAGTTCGTCGGGGACCCGCGCCGGGGGCGCGTCGACCATCGAGTCGGTCATGCGTGAGCCACCTTTCCGGCCAGGCCCTGCGGACGCAGCAGCAGCACCACCGCGAGCAGCCCGACCACGCAGATGTCGCCCAGGCCGGAGGTGCCGTAGTAGTTGACGAACTGTTGCAGCAGCCCCACCGCGACCGCCGCGTACGCGGACCCGACCACCGAGCCCATCCCGCCGATCACCACCACGATGAACGCGAAGATCAGCAGTGAGCCGCCCTGCCCGGGCGAGACGGTGCCGAAGTAGACGCCACCGAGCGCGCCGGCCAGCGCGGCGGCCGCCCCGCCGATGGCGAAGACCAGGGTGAACGCCTTGCGCACGTCGATGCCGAGCGCGGTCACCATCTCCCGGTTCTCCACCCCGGCCCGGATCACCAGGCCATAGCGGGTGAACCGGAGGAAGGCGAGCAGCCCGACCAGCACCAGCACCGCCGCCACGACCAGCAGCAGCCCGGCATTGGGCACGTTCGCGCCGAGGATCGTGGTCACCTGGCGGGTCCACGCCGGCCGGGGGAAGGGCCGCGCGTCGGCACCCCAGGTGGCCTGGAGCAGCGCCACCCCGGCCAGCGACAGGCCGACGGTGACCAGC
This genomic window contains:
- a CDS encoding SDR family NAD(P)-dependent oxidoreductase translates to MGDGRVAVVSGGGTGIGAAVARGLVLDGFDVLVVGRRGEVLAETATRISAECGRAGAVRPVTADLTEPGQLATVVEAVGERTVDVVVNNAGGYLGGATDTLADVAGWWRANLDANVLTAVLLTEALRPALRRPGGRVLLISSIAAQRGGGGPYSAAKAALHGWAYDLAGALGPEGITVNVVSPGYVAETEFFGDRMTPEGHAKRVDATLVGRAGVPDDIAAAVRYLAGPDAGYVTGQVLGVNGGSVLGR
- a CDS encoding branched-chain amino acid ABC transporter permease, with amino-acid sequence MSTVILLTLTGLGLAALYFLVASGLSLVFGLADVLNFAHGLFLGVGAYATWWASGNLPGAGPDGPGFVLAVAFGVLAGALVAVLVELVLIRPLYSRTIEQVLVTVGLSLAGVALLQATWGADARPFPRPAWTRQVTTILGANVPNAGLLLVVAAVLVLVGLLAFLRFTRYGLVIRAGVENREMVTALGIDVRKAFTLVFAIGGAAAALAGALGGVYFGTVSPGQGGSLLIFAFIVVVIGGMGSVVGSAYAAVAVGLLQQFVNYYGTSGLGDICVVGLLAVVLLLRPQGLAGKVAHA
- a CDS encoding branched-chain amino acid ABC transporter permease, whose amino-acid sequence is MTDSMVDAPPARVPDELAPRPARWSGLRPYLPVVALVVAAIVPYSTVDLPGVFDGPLNSPGTLQLLAICLVFGGLAAGYDLLFGRTGMLSFGHALYFAAGVYGTDVLVTKGGLALWQAALLTVAGGTILAGLLGAVALRTVGIAFAMVTLAFAQVGAILVARNFGGLTGGEEGLPLDVSGLPPALVGVANTVNLYWLALAYLALVVFVVHRVSGSPTGRVLAGLRDDERRIGVLGLDPYRFKLVAFTLAGGLASAGGVVYCLIVGGASPHVTSSELTLSLLVMVVLGGPGTRWGPVLGGILYMYLDHRLTAFGTSDAVNGLPAFLSHPLSQPLFVLGTVFILAVYFFPGGLASLRTRLAPLLRSLPHRPRPRP